The following are from one region of the Moritella sp. 24 genome:
- the cydX gene encoding cytochrome bd-I oxidase subunit CydX, producing the protein MWYFSWILGVLLAVSLGIINVMWYEMEQHTDNVAKDQDDQDNQNNKK; encoded by the coding sequence ATGTGGTATTTCAGTTGGATTCTAGGTGTTTTGCTGGCAGTTTCACTCGGTATCATTAATGTAATGTGGTACGAAATGGAACAGCACACGGATAACGTGGCAAAAGATCAAGATGATCAAGATAACCAAAACAATAAAAAATAA
- the cydC gene encoding thiol reductant ABC exporter subunit CydC has translation MIPLIRLIKLLKPQLPLMLLGTFLSIITVLANIGLLAISGWFITIMAMAGLAGVTANYFTPAAIIRFLAIVRTAGRYAERLLTHKATFNTLAALRYYFYTRLEPLLPYYRVNFKSADILARLQQDIDELDNFYLRVLLPVLLAVCSIPIVGWAVSFISLQLSLVIVAALIIVGFVLPIFILFLSKQRAQQQARLSSELKIELVDGMSSMRELLVYQIAQKYQQSVNRLSEGYHQAELHLHRIHALATALTFLTINVTVFASFYILVPLVQTGELQAEFVASSALLILVCFETVVNMPLACQILPKVHDSAARLFEIIDKPIPDVGGEHMVTTGPIKFNNLNFAYPDGSQNVLHDINLTVEPGEKVAIIGASGAGKTTLVNLLMGFWPISNVSSVPAITINNLDLNALNTESLREHITLMSQNSHLFHATIGDNLRLANPDVTEEQMREVCTTVGLISFIDELENGFSTWLGETGSGLSGGQKQRLSLAQALLRNAKVITLDEPTKGLDRKSEKTIITNLFQLLEESQQSLILITHKPLMLQKMDKIIVMDEGRIIAQGDHDNLMETNDYYRKLLNYF, from the coding sequence ATGATCCCACTCATTCGATTAATAAAACTGCTTAAGCCACAGTTACCTTTGATGCTACTCGGTACATTTCTCTCGATCATAACTGTACTAGCAAACATTGGCTTATTAGCTATTTCAGGTTGGTTTATTACAATTATGGCAATGGCTGGACTTGCAGGTGTTACAGCAAATTATTTCACGCCAGCTGCAATCATCCGATTCCTCGCGATTGTACGTACAGCAGGTAGATACGCTGAGCGCTTATTAACGCATAAAGCAACATTCAATACGCTTGCGGCATTACGTTACTATTTCTATACACGACTAGAGCCATTATTACCTTACTATCGTGTTAACTTTAAATCTGCGGATATCTTAGCGCGATTACAGCAAGATATTGACGAACTTGATAACTTTTATCTCAGAGTATTACTACCTGTATTACTCGCAGTTTGTAGTATTCCAATTGTTGGCTGGGCTGTTAGCTTTATTTCATTACAGCTTTCACTCGTCATTGTGGCGGCGCTCATTATTGTCGGTTTTGTTCTGCCTATTTTTATTTTGTTTTTAAGTAAGCAGCGTGCGCAGCAACAAGCCCGCCTGTCGAGTGAACTCAAAATTGAATTAGTTGATGGTATGTCGTCAATGCGTGAATTACTTGTTTACCAAATCGCGCAAAAATATCAACAATCCGTCAATCGTTTATCAGAGGGTTACCATCAAGCTGAGTTACATTTGCATCGCATACATGCCTTAGCAACTGCCCTCACCTTTTTAACCATTAATGTTACTGTGTTTGCGAGCTTTTACATACTTGTTCCTCTGGTTCAAACCGGCGAGTTACAAGCTGAATTTGTAGCCAGCTCTGCGTTACTTATCTTAGTTTGCTTTGAAACAGTAGTAAATATGCCACTCGCCTGTCAAATATTACCAAAAGTACATGACAGCGCCGCAAGATTATTTGAAATCATAGACAAGCCAATTCCTGATGTGGGTGGTGAACATATGGTTACAACCGGCCCTATTAAATTCAATAACTTAAATTTCGCTTATCCAGATGGTTCGCAAAATGTATTACACGACATCAACCTTACGGTCGAACCGGGAGAGAAAGTCGCGATTATTGGTGCTAGTGGCGCAGGAAAGACAACATTAGTGAATCTGTTAATGGGATTTTGGCCTATTTCAAACGTCAGCTCAGTACCAGCGATTACAATCAACAATCTTGATCTAAATGCGCTAAATACAGAGTCATTACGTGAACACATCACGTTGATGAGTCAGAACAGCCATTTGTTCCATGCCACCATTGGTGACAACCTGCGGTTAGCAAATCCAGACGTCACAGAAGAACAAATGCGAGAGGTTTGTACGACTGTTGGATTAATTAGCTTTATTGATGAACTGGAAAATGGTTTTAGCACTTGGTTAGGTGAAACGGGTTCTGGTTTATCGGGCGGTCAAAAGCAGCGCTTAAGTTTGGCACAAGCATTATTACGAAATGCGAAAGTAATTACGTTAGATGAACCAACGAAAGGGCTAGATAGGAAGAGTGAAAAAACAATCATCACGAATCTATTCCAACTACTTGAAGAGTCTCAACAAAGTTTAATTTTAATTACGCATAAGCCATTGATGTTACAAAAAATGGATAAGATCATCGTCATGGATGAAGGGCGCATCATTGCCCAAGGTGATCATGATAATTTAATGGAAACGAATGACTACTATCGTAAATTACTGAATTATTTCTAA
- a CDS encoding cytochrome ubiquinol oxidase subunit I yields the protein MINETLVELSRWQFAITALFHFLFVPLTIGMTWILFIMEAVYVMTGRIIYRDMTKFWGKLFAINFAIGVATGLTMEFEFGTNWSYYSHYVGDVFGAPLAIEGLMAFFLESTFVGMFLLGWDRLSKRQHLAATFLMALGTNLSAMWILVANGWMQNPVGSEFNYATMRMEMVSFAELVFNPVAQVKFIHTVAAGYVAGAMFVMSISSYYLLKGRDVAFAKRSFSVASGFGVAAICSVLLLGDESGYEVGEVQRVKLAAIEAEFHTEPAPAAFTLVGLPNEETMETDYAIKIPYALGLIATRSLDGQVTGISDLKKEHEARIREGMIAYDYLQKLRGGEETPENIASFNEYKDDLGYGLLLKRYTDNVIDATEEQIQMAVEDSIPPVAPMFWAFRIMVGSGIVMFGLFILAFYFNARRQIEQKRWLLKAILFALPLPWIAIETGWFVAEVGRQPWAISEILPTFMATSSLEASSVLFTMIAFIVVYAILFCIEMWLMVKFAKIGPSSLHTGRYHFEQEEQQASPQLRQDKY from the coding sequence ATGATTAATGAAACCTTAGTTGAGCTATCCCGCTGGCAATTCGCCATCACAGCTCTATTTCACTTCCTATTTGTACCATTAACAATCGGTATGACTTGGATCCTGTTTATCATGGAAGCGGTATACGTGATGACAGGACGTATTATCTACCGTGATATGACTAAATTCTGGGGTAAGCTCTTTGCGATTAACTTCGCGATTGGTGTTGCAACAGGTTTAACCATGGAATTTGAGTTCGGGACCAACTGGTCATATTACTCTCATTATGTTGGTGATGTTTTCGGTGCACCACTCGCGATTGAAGGTTTGATGGCATTCTTCCTCGAATCAACCTTCGTTGGTATGTTCTTACTCGGTTGGGATAGATTAAGTAAGCGACAGCATTTAGCCGCAACTTTCTTAATGGCACTTGGTACTAACTTATCTGCAATGTGGATCTTAGTAGCAAACGGCTGGATGCAAAATCCTGTCGGTAGTGAATTTAACTATGCAACAATGCGTATGGAAATGGTGAGCTTTGCTGAACTCGTTTTCAACCCTGTTGCACAAGTTAAATTCATTCATACAGTAGCCGCAGGTTATGTTGCTGGTGCGATGTTTGTAATGAGTATCAGTAGTTACTACCTACTAAAAGGTCGTGATGTTGCATTTGCTAAACGTTCATTCTCTGTTGCATCAGGTTTTGGTGTTGCTGCTATCTGTTCTGTTTTATTACTGGGTGATGAATCTGGTTATGAAGTAGGTGAAGTACAGCGTGTTAAACTTGCCGCAATTGAAGCTGAGTTCCATACCGAGCCTGCTCCAGCAGCGTTTACTTTAGTTGGTTTACCAAATGAAGAAACTATGGAAACTGATTATGCAATCAAAATCCCTTATGCACTTGGTCTTATCGCGACTCGTTCGTTAGACGGTCAAGTAACTGGTATTAGTGATCTTAAGAAAGAACATGAAGCACGTATTCGTGAAGGTATGATCGCTTATGACTACTTACAGAAACTACGTGGTGGTGAAGAAACCCCTGAAAACATTGCTAGTTTCAACGAATATAAAGATGACTTAGGCTATGGTTTACTATTAAAACGCTATACCGATAATGTTATTGATGCCACTGAAGAACAGATCCAGATGGCTGTTGAAGATTCAATTCCACCTGTAGCACCTATGTTCTGGGCATTCCGAATCATGGTTGGTAGCGGTATTGTGATGTTTGGCTTATTTATCTTAGCCTTCTACTTTAATGCGCGTCGTCAAATTGAACAAAAGCGTTGGTTATTAAAAGCAATTTTATTCGCCCTACCTCTACCTTGGATTGCAATCGAAACTGGCTGGTTTGTAGCAGAAGTTGGTCGTCAACCTTGGGCTATTAGTGAAATCTTACCGACATTTATGGCGACATCTAGCCTAGAAGCAAGCTCTGTACTGTTTACTATGATCGCATTCATTGTTGTTTATGCCATCTTATTCTGTATCGAAATGTGGTTAATGGTTAAGTTTGCGAAAATTGGTCCAAGCTCGCTCCATACTGGTCGCTACCATTTTGAGCAAGAAGAACAGCAAGCATCACCACAATTACGTCAAGACAAATACTAA
- a CDS encoding GbsR/MarR family transcriptional regulator, translating into MNISAQNQSFVYHFGEMGSRWGFNRTVGQMYALLVITEEPVCANDLASGLNISRGNVSMGIKELQSWQLIQVSHIPGDRKEYYSAIGSIWDMANTVFKERRKREIDPTLSLLRTSLLEKPTDASDEYAQSKMQEIHDLLEMVTEWAAELQRLNPEQLSKLMKLGAGVSKMLSVKDQLFPNKKNSDSN; encoded by the coding sequence GTGAATATCTCAGCACAAAACCAATCATTTGTTTATCACTTCGGTGAAATGGGCAGTCGATGGGGCTTCAATCGTACAGTAGGTCAAATGTACGCGCTTCTTGTAATCACAGAAGAACCTGTCTGCGCAAACGACCTTGCGAGTGGCTTAAATATCTCGCGCGGCAATGTCAGTATGGGCATTAAAGAACTACAATCATGGCAACTAATTCAAGTAAGTCACATTCCAGGTGATCGTAAAGAATACTACAGCGCAATTGGTAGTATCTGGGATATGGCTAATACTGTATTCAAAGAACGTCGCAAGCGCGAAATTGATCCCACGCTTTCCTTACTACGTACTTCATTGCTAGAAAAACCGACTGATGCAAGTGACGAGTATGCACAAAGTAAAATGCAAGAAATTCATGACCTACTTGAAATGGTGACTGAATGGGCTGCAGAGTTACAACGTCTTAATCCAGAGCAGCTGAGTAAATTAATGAAGCTAGGCGCTGGCGTTTCCAAAATGTTGTCTGTTAAAGATCAACTATTTCCTAATAAAAAAAATTCTGATTCAAATTAA
- a CDS encoding polysaccharide biosynthesis/export family protein — MMKSIIIGLLFVFVQVSAFASGSYLLGPGDKVEIKVFGQKDLTVETLLSNSGQINYPFFGEIKLTGLTVKQVEKLIYRGLKGDYLVNPNVYVHVVEYRPFYIHGEVKQPGGYPYQPGLTINQAIALAGGLTERASKDKIYLFKEKKKNTKINVSLTFKVNAGDTILIKQRFF; from the coding sequence ATGATGAAAAGTATCATAATTGGTTTGTTATTTGTTTTTGTCCAAGTATCTGCATTTGCGAGTGGCTCTTATTTATTAGGCCCTGGAGATAAAGTTGAAATTAAAGTCTTCGGACAAAAAGATTTGACGGTAGAAACATTACTGAGTAATAGCGGACAAATTAATTACCCTTTCTTTGGTGAGATTAAACTGACTGGTTTAACGGTTAAGCAAGTCGAAAAACTGATATATAGAGGCTTAAAAGGTGATTATCTCGTTAATCCTAATGTTTATGTACATGTTGTCGAGTACCGTCCTTTTTATATCCATGGTGAAGTAAAGCAACCGGGAGGCTACCCTTATCAACCGGGTTTAACGATTAATCAAGCCATTGCGTTAGCTGGCGGGTTAACTGAGCGAGCTTCGAAAGACAAAATCTATCTATTCAAAGAGAAAAAGAAGAATACGAAAATTAACGTAAGCTTAACCTTTAAAGTTAATGCTGGTGATACAATTTTGATTAAGCAAAGGTTTTTCTAA
- the cydD gene encoding thiol reductant ABC exporter subunit CydD has protein sequence MTESVKTDYTQKERLTWLKSQRTHAQGRLSKAIALGSLNGILMIVQMAVLAGIINEIIFSNKALAEITPLLFGLGAIIIFRTVLGYISERYSRHAAMLIKVSIRQQLLQHLFAMGPAKTNTIGSAKIAHLLHQGVDSLEDYFSGYLPIVAYCSVIPSAILFAVFPMDWRSGLVLMLTAPMVPMFMIIIGHKAHDLNQKHWTKLLRMSSHFLDIIQGLTQLKIFNASRQEMAAVKTISEDYGNQTMNILKVAFLSSFMLEFLASIAIALVAVILGFRLYYGGVDYLLALWVLLLAPEFYLPFRQLGTQYHAKMAGVTAAQDMIEILHTPIKTDQQDTQFNAPFNIELSNVNFTYPGRKNTLDNINLTLSDHGLYALIGESGAGKSTLIDTLLGFVTPDTGDMTINGLKHTPAERDSWLSNCGWIAQQGHVFYGSLGFNIALTEDYDQDKIQQVLTSVGLSDFVSQLKEGLKTHVGEGGVGISGGQSQRLALARAFYHQPDVLILDEPSSHLDKDTEQIVSDAIAEYAKDHLVIVIAHRLHTVIDAKQIIVLEQGQIVEQGTHGELLALNGSYADTINIDKEVNA, from the coding sequence ATGACAGAATCAGTTAAGACCGATTACACACAAAAAGAACGTTTAACATGGCTTAAAAGCCAACGAACACACGCTCAAGGTCGATTGAGTAAAGCCATCGCATTGGGCTCCTTAAATGGCATATTGATGATAGTTCAAATGGCCGTATTGGCTGGCATCATCAACGAAATCATATTCTCAAACAAAGCACTAGCAGAAATAACCCCGCTCTTATTTGGCTTAGGTGCCATCATTATTTTTCGTACTGTACTTGGTTACATCAGTGAACGATACAGTCGACATGCAGCCATGCTGATCAAAGTGTCAATTAGACAACAATTATTGCAACACTTATTTGCAATGGGTCCAGCAAAAACGAATACTATTGGCAGTGCCAAAATAGCCCATTTACTTCATCAAGGCGTTGATTCACTAGAAGATTACTTTTCAGGATACCTACCTATTGTCGCTTATTGCTCAGTGATCCCGAGTGCAATCCTATTCGCCGTATTCCCGATGGATTGGCGCTCCGGTTTAGTACTGATGTTAACTGCGCCTATGGTGCCTATGTTTATGATCATCATTGGCCATAAAGCCCATGACTTAAACCAGAAACATTGGACCAAGCTGTTACGAATGAGTAGCCATTTTCTTGATATTATTCAAGGTCTAACACAACTAAAAATATTCAATGCGTCACGCCAAGAGATGGCCGCAGTGAAAACCATCAGTGAAGATTATGGTAATCAAACCATGAACATCCTTAAAGTGGCTTTTCTATCTTCATTTATGTTGGAGTTTTTAGCCTCTATCGCCATTGCACTTGTGGCGGTGATTTTAGGGTTTAGACTTTACTATGGGGGCGTTGATTATCTATTAGCACTTTGGGTATTACTGCTTGCACCCGAATTCTATTTGCCCTTTAGACAATTAGGCACACAATATCACGCAAAAATGGCTGGTGTTACCGCAGCCCAAGACATGATAGAAATATTGCATACACCCATTAAAACAGATCAACAAGATACCCAGTTCAACGCACCTTTTAATATTGAACTGAGTAATGTGAACTTTACTTACCCTGGTCGAAAAAATACCCTCGATAATATTAACCTTACACTGTCAGATCATGGACTTTACGCCCTGATCGGTGAAAGTGGTGCAGGTAAATCAACATTGATTGACACCCTACTCGGTTTTGTCACCCCCGATACTGGTGATATGACAATTAATGGTCTTAAACATACTCCGGCAGAACGTGATTCATGGTTAAGTAACTGTGGCTGGATTGCACAGCAAGGACACGTATTCTATGGCAGCCTTGGTTTTAATATCGCATTAACAGAAGATTACGATCAAGACAAAATACAGCAAGTATTAACCAGTGTTGGATTATCGGATTTTGTATCTCAACTTAAAGAAGGTTTAAAGACACACGTTGGAGAAGGCGGTGTCGGTATTTCAGGTGGTCAATCACAACGTCTTGCACTTGCTCGCGCTTTCTATCACCAACCAGATGTGTTGATTCTTGACGAACCAAGCAGTCACCTAGACAAAGATACCGAACAAATTGTCAGTGATGCGATCGCCGAATACGCCAAAGATCATTTAGTCATCGTGATTGCTCATCGCCTACATACGGTCATCGATGCAAAACAAATTATTGTATTAGAACAAGGTCAAATTGTTGAACAAGGTACACATGGGGAGTTATTAGCGCTGAATGGCAGTTATGCCGACACCATAAATATTGATAAGGAGGTTAACGCATGA
- a CDS encoding DUF1499 domain-containing protein, which translates to MLTSRVFTRSTFILTCGLVLTACTGARPNNIGVVNSKLAPCPDSANCVSSDSLDERHYVPAFKLEANSEVVWAEIKLYLESKSNMVIVRELKDYLYVESTSTFMRFVDDFELHLREQNGIIAVRSASRYGKSDFGVNKERVDDLYLYLSDKGLVSEAPKAN; encoded by the coding sequence ATGCTTACATCTCGTGTATTTACCCGTTCTACATTCATACTCACTTGTGGCCTAGTGTTAACAGCATGTACAGGTGCTCGTCCTAATAACATAGGTGTTGTTAATTCAAAATTAGCGCCTTGCCCAGATTCGGCCAACTGTGTATCTAGTGATAGTTTAGATGAGCGTCATTATGTACCTGCATTTAAATTAGAAGCGAATTCAGAAGTAGTTTGGGCTGAAATCAAACTGTATTTAGAATCGAAAAGCAACATGGTGATTGTGAGAGAGTTGAAAGACTATCTGTATGTTGAAAGTACGAGTACTTTTATGCGTTTCGTTGATGATTTTGAACTGCACCTGCGTGAACAAAATGGCATTATTGCTGTAAGATCTGCTTCTCGATATGGAAAGTCAGATTTTGGTGTGAATAAAGAACGTGTTGATGATTTATATTTATACTTGAGTGATAAAGGATTAGTGAGTGAAGCCCCAAAGGCTAATTAG
- a CDS encoding polysaccharide biosynthesis tyrosine autokinase: protein MDKLEQNLNKSSFTKEIDLPSPHWHVIQRYKWRILIVAVIVSMCAGLYLSKKAPIYRASATLLIEADQAKAVAFDSVQGSDSNRKEYYLTQFEILKSNSIAETVFERLSLQQQPSFQKSESTRDKLINYILDSVPSLKSFIVNNFDSEFTENIGVGYIHGISQIENGSGEELESQKEKTARLRQFSKNLIVTPIRKTQLVKLSFDSEDPVLSAMIANAVGEAYIAQDLDVKSSINQNAAHWLTKRLEGLRQSLDASESRLQAYRKDENIIDLQERGGRGLTGLVSNELEQTSFQLIEAKNEVNQLRSIVRAVNEFGVKNLEKLESIPEITSHPVIQNIKTLKVKAKLKVSELSQVYGRKHPELIAARSELYTVNKHLTTQISKLVTGLDRDLKTKQNNVTELEREYKNIQMEFQDILGKDNEYQKLVRDVETNRKLYNTFLERSKETALTSDFNAAVARFTDRATAPNKPITISTKVVVIVVFVLTMMMHITYLLIKDYFTDSFNSVGDIESKLDLPVLGVLPKIARKRHHDLDLHYFFNEEGRQFSESVRTLRTSFLLAQGTRVNQIIGIISSQPNEGKSTTSTNIAFSLGQIEKTILIDADMRKPSLANNFNIPKEKPGLAQVITGEANLADCITVDNESGIHVMACGPTPKNAQELLSSKRFKQLLESLRQSYNRIIIDTPPIQAVSDSLIISLHTDAIIYVIKSEATRVRLVQNGIRRLTKVDANVVGIVMNHVNTSGVADSDYYYGYYSDDEYAEKSAKS, encoded by the coding sequence ATGGATAAACTTGAACAGAATCTCAATAAATCGTCGTTCACTAAAGAGATTGATTTGCCTTCCCCCCATTGGCATGTGATCCAACGGTATAAATGGCGAATTCTTATTGTTGCTGTCATCGTCTCTATGTGTGCAGGGCTGTATTTATCAAAAAAAGCACCGATATACCGAGCGTCGGCAACTTTACTCATTGAAGCCGATCAAGCAAAGGCTGTTGCATTTGACTCCGTACAAGGATCAGATTCAAATAGGAAAGAGTATTATCTTACCCAGTTTGAAATTTTGAAATCCAACTCAATTGCGGAAACTGTATTTGAACGATTAAGCTTACAACAGCAGCCTTCGTTTCAAAAAAGTGAAAGTACACGTGATAAATTGATTAATTATATTTTAGACTCGGTGCCATCACTCAAATCGTTCATTGTTAATAACTTTGATAGTGAATTCACTGAAAATATTGGCGTCGGTTATATTCACGGTATTTCTCAAATAGAAAATGGCAGTGGTGAAGAGCTTGAAAGTCAAAAGGAGAAAACAGCACGATTAAGACAGTTTTCAAAAAACTTAATTGTCACGCCAATCAGAAAAACGCAACTTGTTAAGCTGTCGTTTGATAGTGAAGACCCTGTTCTTTCTGCCATGATCGCGAATGCAGTTGGTGAAGCTTATATCGCGCAAGATCTTGATGTTAAATCATCTATAAACCAAAATGCCGCGCACTGGTTAACGAAAAGGCTCGAAGGCTTACGACAAAGCTTAGATGCTTCAGAAAGTCGATTGCAAGCATACCGGAAAGACGAGAACATCATCGATTTACAAGAGCGTGGTGGTCGAGGGTTAACTGGATTAGTGAGTAATGAACTTGAGCAAACGTCGTTTCAATTAATTGAAGCTAAAAACGAAGTGAATCAATTACGTAGTATTGTCAGGGCAGTTAATGAATTTGGTGTTAAGAATCTAGAAAAATTAGAATCAATACCTGAAATAACATCTCACCCTGTGATTCAAAATATTAAAACACTTAAGGTAAAAGCTAAATTAAAAGTATCAGAACTATCACAAGTATATGGCCGTAAACATCCAGAACTGATCGCTGCGAGGTCGGAGCTATATACGGTGAATAAACACCTTACAACGCAAATTTCTAAACTGGTCACGGGGCTAGATCGCGACCTTAAAACAAAGCAAAACAACGTAACGGAACTAGAGAGAGAATACAAAAATATCCAAATGGAGTTTCAGGATATTCTTGGTAAAGATAACGAATACCAGAAATTAGTGAGAGACGTAGAAACTAATCGTAAACTTTACAATACCTTTTTAGAACGTTCAAAAGAAACGGCGTTAACCAGTGATTTTAATGCTGCAGTTGCCCGTTTTACAGACCGAGCAACAGCGCCCAATAAACCCATTACGATTAGTACTAAAGTTGTTGTTATTGTGGTGTTTGTATTAACCATGATGATGCACATTACTTACTTATTGATAAAAGACTACTTTACCGACAGTTTTAATTCGGTGGGTGATATAGAATCAAAATTAGATTTACCTGTTTTAGGTGTGTTACCTAAGATCGCCAGAAAACGACATCACGATCTCGATCTACATTATTTTTTCAATGAGGAGGGGCGTCAGTTCTCTGAATCAGTGCGAACCTTACGTACCAGCTTTCTGTTAGCACAGGGAACACGGGTTAATCAGATTATTGGCATTATTTCGTCACAACCGAATGAAGGTAAATCAACAACATCGACAAATATTGCCTTTTCTTTAGGTCAGATTGAAAAGACGATACTGATTGATGCTGATATGCGTAAACCGAGTTTAGCGAACAACTTCAATATACCAAAAGAGAAACCTGGTTTAGCGCAAGTCATTACGGGTGAAGCCAATTTAGCTGATTGTATAACGGTCGATAATGAATCCGGTATACATGTGATGGCGTGTGGTCCTACACCTAAAAATGCACAAGAATTGTTATCTTCAAAACGTTTTAAACAGCTATTAGAGAGTTTACGACAGTCATATAACCGCATCATCATTGATACGCCACCGATACAGGCCGTTAGTGATTCATTGATTATTTCGTTACATACCGACGCTATTATTTACGTTATTAAAAGCGAGGCAACGCGTGTTCGGTTGGTCCAAAATGGTATTCGCCGACTGACTAAAGTCGATGCGAATGTCGTTGGTATTGTGATGAACCATGTTAATACAAGCGGTGTCGCAGATTCTGATTATTACTATGGGTATTACAGTGATGATGAATATGCTGAAAAATCAGCGAAGTCATAA
- the cydB gene encoding cytochrome d ubiquinol oxidase subunit II: protein MFDYESLKLIWWLIIGILLIGFAVTDGMDMGVGGLLPFVAKDDTERRVVINTIAAHWDGNQVWLITAGASLFAAWPMVYATAFSGFYFAMMLTLFCLFLRPLGFDYRSKIDSPKWRYNWDKALFVGSMVPTLVFGVAFGNLLQGVPFSFDEFMRVTYTGSFFALFNPFALLSGVVSVSMVLMHGATWLSMRTDEDVAARSAKAAQIFAAVLVVSFSLAGLMIATSIDGFIIQSTIDPMALAQPTTKIVTTETGAWLNNFNSMPVLWLLPATGIVMAIIAGLLARFKPGGFAFTASALSIAGVILTMGVSMFPFVMPSSSVPNHSLTLWDTVSSEGTLNLMLMVVAVFLPLILCYTIWCYSKMWRTVTRSEIENNNHSSY, encoded by the coding sequence ATGTTTGATTATGAAAGCTTAAAACTTATCTGGTGGTTAATCATCGGAATATTGCTTATCGGTTTTGCAGTTACCGATGGGATGGATATGGGCGTTGGTGGTTTACTGCCATTCGTTGCTAAAGATGATACTGAGCGCCGAGTTGTAATCAATACGATTGCAGCGCACTGGGACGGTAACCAAGTTTGGTTGATCACAGCAGGTGCATCTTTATTTGCTGCTTGGCCTATGGTTTACGCTACAGCATTTAGTGGTTTCTACTTTGCCATGATGCTAACGCTGTTCTGCTTGTTCTTACGTCCACTTGGTTTTGATTACCGTAGTAAGATTGATTCACCAAAATGGCGCTACAACTGGGATAAAGCCTTATTTGTTGGCAGCATGGTACCAACATTAGTATTTGGTGTTGCGTTTGGTAACCTACTTCAAGGTGTTCCATTTAGCTTTGATGAGTTCATGCGTGTAACATATACAGGTTCATTCTTTGCATTATTCAACCCGTTTGCATTATTGAGCGGTGTAGTGAGCGTATCTATGGTGCTAATGCATGGTGCGACTTGGTTATCAATGCGTACTGATGAAGATGTTGCTGCGCGTTCAGCAAAAGCAGCGCAAATATTTGCAGCGGTACTCGTTGTTAGCTTTAGCCTTGCAGGTCTTATGATCGCAACGTCAATTGATGGCTTTATCATTCAAAGCACAATTGACCCAATGGCACTTGCACAGCCAACAACAAAAATTGTAACGACAGAAACTGGTGCTTGGTTAAATAACTTTAACAGCATGCCAGTACTTTGGTTATTACCTGCTACGGGTATTGTTATGGCGATTATTGCTGGTCTGCTTGCACGCTTTAAGCCAGGTGGTTTCGCGTTTACTGCAAGTGCATTGTCAATTGCTGGCGTAATTTTAACTATGGGTGTATCTATGTTCCCATTTGTTATGCCATCAAGCAGTGTGCCTAACCACAGCCTAACGCTATGGGATACGGTATCAAGTGAAGGCACGTTAAACCTAATGTTGATGGTTGTTGCCGTGTTCTTGCCTCTTATTCTTTGTTACACCATTTGGTGTTATAGCAAGATGTGGAGAACGGTAACACGCTCAGAAATTGAAAATAACAATCATTCATCTTATTAA